Sequence from the Longimicrobium sp. genome:
TCCTGGAAGTCCTGCATGAAGGTGTCGGTGGCGAAACGAAGCACCGCCGGCCGGCGGAAGTCCGTTCCGCCGGACAGGTCGCCCCACAGCGGCGACGGCGCGAGCCAGGCCACGCGGCTCACCAGATGTTCCCCGCGCCGGGGGTGTAGCTGGCGCTCACCACCGAATTGGTGATGAGCGTGCTGCACTGCACCACGCCGCTGAAGGTGGCCATCCCCGTGTTCACGGCCACCGAACCCGCGGTCACCTCCACCGTGCTCGCCTGCACCGTGACCTTGGCCGCGGCGGTCACGGTGATGCCGGCGGTCTCCAGCTTCACCGAGTTGCCGTTGGAGTCCTGGATGGTGATGGCGCCCGGCCCGTCCTGCAGGGTGACCTTGCACCCGCCGGGGGTCTCCAGCACCATCTTCTCCTGCCCGTCGTGGTCGTCCAGCGTCACCTGCACGCCGTTGCGGCTGCGCAGCACCTTGAGGTAGTTGCGCCCGGCGCCGTCCATGCTCTCCGGCGGCGCGTCCTCGCCGTTCCACAGGGCGCCGACGACGCAGGGAAAGCGCGGGTCGCCGCCCGCGAACACCACCAGCACCTCGTCGTTCACGTCGGGAACGAACCAGCTGCCGCGGTTGTTCCCCGCCATCAGCGTGGCGAGCCGGGCCCACGCCTCGTACGCGGCGCCGTCCGGGTCCGGCGACCAGGGGAGCGACACCTTGACGCGCCCCTGCCCGTCTGGATCGGCCACGTCCTTTACCAGCGCGGGGTACGCGCCGTAGAACAGGCCGCCGTAGCCGCGGGGAAGGCGGGCCTCCAGGTCGAAGAGGAGGGGATCGGCGATCACGCGGCCCTCCCCAGCGCCGGGCGCTCGGCGGTGAAGGCGGTGCGGTAGCCCTCGGCGGAGTCGAAGGTGTGGCGGGCGCGCGTCAGGTAGTACTTTCCCTCGAAGAGCGGCCCGACCCCCTTGAGCTCCACCTCGGCCCCGACCTTGAGACGCGCATCGCCCTCCGCCACCCCCTGGCCCACCACGAAGCGGCGTGCCGCGCGGGCGTAGTGCGCCTCGGCCAGCGCGCGCGCCTCGTCCACGTTCACGGGAAGGTCGTGCACCACCTGCTGGTCGCGCGCGGCCAGCGC
This genomic interval carries:
- a CDS encoding phage baseplate assembly protein V codes for the protein MIADPLLFDLEARLPRGYGGLFYGAYPALVKDVADPDGQGRVKVSLPWSPDPDGAAYEAWARLATLMAGNNRGSWFVPDVNDEVLVVFAGGDPRFPCVVGALWNGEDAPPESMDGAGRNYLKVLRSRNGVQVTLDDHDGQEKMVLETPGGCKVTLQDGPGAITIQDSNGNSVKLETAGITVTAAAKVTVQASTVEVTAGSVAVNTGMATFSGVVQCSTLITNSVVSASYTPGAGNIW